The Calothrix sp. PCC 7507 DNA segment CTCCCCTACCGATTTATCGATAGACAAATCCCACAGCTTCGGTACATCGCTTAGCCCCGTTCATTTTCGGCGCGAGAGCGCTTGACTAGTGAGCTATTACGCACTCTTTCAAGGGTGGCTGCTTCTAGGCAAACCTCCTAGTTGTCTGTGCACTCTCACCTCCTTTATCACTTAGCGATGATTTGGGGACCTTAGCTGGTGGTCTGGGCTGTTTCCCTCTTGACAATGAAGCTTATCCCCCACTGTCTCACTGGCAACGTGTGCTCTGGGTATTCTGAGTTTGTCTCGATTTGGTACCGGTCTCCCAGCCCGCACCGAAACAGTGCTTTACCCCCCAGATATAATCGTTACCGCTGCGCCTCAACACATTTCGGGGAGAACCAGCTAGCTCCTGGTTCGATTGGCATTTCACCCCTAACCACAGCTCATCCGCCGATTTTTCAACATCGGTCGGTTCGGACCTCCACTTGGTGTTACCCAAGCTTCATCCTGGCCATGGTTAGATCACCAGGGTTCGGGTCTATAAACACTGATTATCGCCCTTTTCAGACTCGGTTTCCCTTTGGCTCCGGCATTCTCGCCTTAACCTACCAGTGCCTATAAGTCGCCGGCTCATTCTTCAACAGGCACGCGGTCATCCGTTTAATCGGACTTCCACTGCTTGTAGGCTGACGGTTTCATGTTCTATTTCACTCCCCTTCCGGGGTTCTTTTCACCTTTCCCTCGCGGTACTGGTTCACTATCGGTCACACAGTAGTATTTAGCCTTACGAGGTGGTCCTCGCTGATTCACATGGGATTCCTCGTGCCCCATGCTACTCGGGATTCAGCTACTATCTATAAAGTTTTCGACTACAGGACTTTCACCTTCTCTGGTGCAGTATTTAGCTGCTTCGTCTAACCGCTAGATTCGATCTCGCTGTCCCACAACCCCAATCGGTAAACCAATTGGTTTAGGCTCTTCCCCTTTCGCTCACCACTACTTAGGGAATCTCTATTTGATTTCTCTTCCTCCAGCTACTAAGATGTTTCAGTTCGCTGGGTTGGCTCTTTCCTGCCTATATATTCAGCAGGTAGTATTTAGGGTTGCCCCATTCGGATATCTCCGGATCAATGTCTGCTTCCAACTCCCCGGAGCATTTCGTCGGTAACCACGTCCTTCTTCGCCTCTGTGTGCCTAGGTATCCACCGTCAGCCCTTATTAGCTTGACCACTCATTCTTTTGATTGACATCTGCAAACTTTTCTTGCTTGCTGGTACTTTTATACTCCGTGAATAAGTTTTTTTCTCTCCACTTCGTACTCACTACTCAGCATTCAGATTCGTCTGCCTGCTTCTTTTTCGCGTTACTATGCAGTTTTCAAGGTTCTGGCTAGGTTTCTCCCAGCAGTCTGGCTTTGAGCCATGTTGCTGACTTTCTTCCCGATCTATTATCTTAGCACACTGTTATCGCCGCCACAAAACATGTTTTACATTCCTCGGTGGTTTACTACCTAGAATGTGTTTAGCTTTTTTGGCTGTCACAATAAACCATGTGGAGGTTAGCGGACTCGAACCGCTGACATCCTGCTTGCAAAGCAGGCGCTCTACCAACTGAGCTAAACCCCCAGATCAAATTTTGGATTTTAGATTTGTGATTTTAGATTGGTTTTTCAATCCAAAATTTAAAATTTAAAATCTAAAATTCTTTCAGGTGGGCCATCCTGGACTCGAACCAGGGACCTCACCCTTATCAGGGGTGCGCTCTAACCACCTGAGCTAATAGCCCATACGAACCCAATCATAGTTTGAAAGCCTCAACAAATATCTGCGACCGACCTAGGAATGACCAACTCAATATCTATTTAACTGTGTGTTTTTCGATATTTGAGTGGATTCGGTCTCCCTAAAAGGAGGTGATCCAGCCACACCTTCCGGTACGGCTACCTTGTTACGACTTCACCCCAGTCACCAGTCCTGCCTTAGGCATCCCCCTCCTCGAAAGGTTGGGGTAACGACTTCGGGCGTGACCAGCTTCCATGGTGTGACGGGCGGTGTGTACAAGGCCCGGGAACGAATTCACTGCAGTATGCTGACCTGCAATTACTAGCGATTCCTCCTTCACGCAGGCGAGTTGCAGCCTGCGATCTGAACTGAGCTACGGTTTCCGGGATTAGCTTGCTATCGCTAGCTTGCTGCCCTCTGTCCGTAGCATTGTAGTACGTGTGTAGCCCAAGACGTAAGGGGCATGCTGACTTGACGTCATCCCCACCTTCCTCCGGTTTGTCACCGGCAGTCTCTCTAGAGTGCCCACCCTAAGTGCTGGCAACTAAAAACGAGGGTTGCGCTCGTTGCGGGACTTAACCCAACATCTCACGACACGAGCTGACGACAGCCATGCACCACCTGTGTTCGCGCTCCCGAAGGCACTCCCACCTTTCAGCAGGATTCGCGACATGTCAAGTCTTGGTAAGGTTCTTCGCGTTGCATCGAATTAAACCACATACTCCACCGCTTGTGCGGGCCCCCGTCAATTCCTTTGAGTTTCACACTTGCGTGCGTACTCCCCAGGCGGGATACTTAACGCGTTAGCTACGGCACGGCTCGGGTCGATACAAGCCACGCCTAGTATCCATCGTTTACGGCTAGGACTACTGGGGTATCTAATCCCATTCGCTCCCCTAGCTTTCGTCCCTCAGTGTCAGTTACGGCCTAGCAGAGCGCTTTCGCCACCGGTGTTCTTCCTGATCTCTACGCATTTCACCGCTACACCAGGAATTCCCTCTGCCCCGAACGTACTCTAGCCTTGTAGTTTCCACTGCTTTTATGAGGTTGAGCCTCACTCTTTAACAGCAGACTTACATAGCCACCTGCGGACGCTTTACGCCCAATCATTCCGGATAACGCTTGCATCCTCCGTATTACCGCGGCTGCTGGCACGGAGTTAGCCGATGCTTATTCCTCAGGTACCGTCATTTTTTTCTTCCCTGAGAAAAGAGGTTTACGACCCAAGAGCCTTCCTCCCTCACGCGGTATTGCTCCGTCAGGCTTTCGCCCATTGCGGAAAATTCCCCACTGCTGCCTCCCGTAGGAGTCTGGGCCGTGTCTCAGTCCCAGTGTGGCTGATCATCCTCTCAGACCAGCTACTGATCGTCGCCTTGGTAGGCTCTTACCCCACCAACTAGCTAATCAGACGCGAGCTCTTCTTCAGGCAGCAAGCCTTTCACCTCTCGGCACATTCGGTATTAGCCACCGTTTCCAGTGGTTGTCCCCAACCTGAAGGCAGATTCTCACGCGTTACTCACCCGTCCGCCACTCAATCCCTAAAGATTTCGTTCGACTTGCATGTGTTAAGCATACCGCCAGCGTTCATCCTGAGCCAGGATCAAACTCTCCGTTTTGTGAACGTAAGTAGTTCTTTAGCTCTTTTGACTGATTTCAACCTCAGTCAGGTTATTTTCTTTACTGACGCAAGGTACTTGTTGTATACTGGCTTTCAAACTATAATATTTTCAAGGTTCGGTGTTCCTCGCAGCGTCGCTCTTTCGCGCTCCGCTTCAGGCACTTATTCAATATATCGAACCTCCATATTTCTGTCAACTGTTTTCGGAAAGTTTTTTCGGTAGTTTTGCGGTCGCTATTGAAAGCCTTGTGGAGTAAGCTTTTTAAGCTATAGTATTCCTGAAAGTTAGGAAGGAATTAACAAAGTTGTGAGCAAGTTAGGTGTTTTACCGCCTTGGCTAGTCTTAGAACCGCTTTTGCGTGGCTGGCTTGTTGAGGATATTGGTAGGGGCGATCGCACTACAAATAGCCTACTATCTGAAGATGCCAAGCCAGGAACAGCCAAGTGGATAGCTAAAGCTCCAGGGATAATTGCTGGCTTACCAGTTGCAGCTAGGGTGTTTCAGCTTTTGAATGAAAAAGTGAGCTTTGTGGCTGTTGCGGCTGAAGGTGCAAAATGCGAGCCAGGACAGGTGATAGCAGAAATTCACGGTTCTTTGGATGCGTTGCTGATGGGGGAACGGGTAGCGCTTAACTTGGCTATGCGGTTGAGTGGGATTGCGACGCTCACTAATATATATGTAGAGAAAATTGCTGATTTACCTGCTCGGTTGGTAGATACGCGTAAGACTACGCCAGGGCTGAGGCTGTTGGAAAAGTATGCAACTGCTTTGGGTGGGGCGATTAATCACCGGATGGGGTTGGATGATGCGGTGATGATTAAGGATAATCATATTGCGGCGGCTGGGGGAATTGGAGAGGCTATTACCCGTATTCGTTCCCAGATTCCCTATCCTTTAACTATAGAAGTGGAGACGGAAAGTCTGGGGCAGGTGCAAGAAGCTTTACAGTATAAAGCGGACATTATTATGTTGGATAATATGCCCGTGGAGATGATGCGTCAGGCGGTGGAGTTGATTCGTCAGCAGGATAGCCGGGTGAAAATTGAGGCTTCGGGGAATGTGACGCTGGAAACTATTCGTGCTGTGGCTGAGACTGGCGTTGACTATATTTCTAGTAGTGCGCCAATTACTCAGTCGAAGTGGCTGGATTTGAGTATGAGGATTGTACTTTAAAAATCACGGCGTTGCATAAATGTAGGATGGTTTAT contains these protein-coding regions:
- the nadC gene encoding carboxylating nicotinate-nucleotide diphosphorylase, whose product is MSKLGVLPPWLVLEPLLRGWLVEDIGRGDRTTNSLLSEDAKPGTAKWIAKAPGIIAGLPVAARVFQLLNEKVSFVAVAAEGAKCEPGQVIAEIHGSLDALLMGERVALNLAMRLSGIATLTNIYVEKIADLPARLVDTRKTTPGLRLLEKYATALGGAINHRMGLDDAVMIKDNHIAAAGGIGEAITRIRSQIPYPLTIEVETESLGQVQEALQYKADIIMLDNMPVEMMRQAVELIRQQDSRVKIEASGNVTLETIRAVAETGVDYISSSAPITQSKWLDLSMRIVL